From Desulfonatronum thioautotrophicum, a single genomic window includes:
- a CDS encoding RrF2 family transcriptional regulator encodes MKLSARSRYATRILLDLAEHTEDRPLCASAISEKTDISVPFIEQILRPLKKAGYIKSVRGAYGGHIFLKDPACITLGDIVRTMEGDIKISQCSSNPNICERSGDCRTRIAWERISQTMERELDAITLADLMFNPDKIGETSVPATPRSPGCAEEPLTG; translated from the coding sequence ATGAAACTGTCTGCCAGATCACGTTATGCAACCCGCATCCTGCTCGATTTGGCCGAGCACACTGAAGACAGGCCGCTCTGTGCCTCCGCAATCTCAGAAAAAACAGACATTTCCGTGCCGTTCATCGAACAAATCCTTCGCCCCCTGAAAAAAGCCGGTTACATAAAAAGCGTTCGTGGAGCTTACGGCGGCCACATCTTTCTTAAAGACCCCGCCTGCATCACCCTTGGCGACATCGTTCGAACCATGGAGGGCGATATCAAAATAAGCCAGTGCAGCTCGAACCCCAATATCTGCGAACGCAGCGGCGATTGCCGCACCAGGATAGCCTGGGAAAGAATCTCACAAACCATGGAGCGCGAACTGGACGCCATCACCCTGGCGGATCTGATGTTCAATCCGGATAAGATCGGTGAAACATCCGTCCCCGCGACACCTCGAAGCCCCGGCTGCGCTGAGGAGCCATTGACTGGCTGA
- a CDS encoding cytochrome c3 family protein, with product MLRFSFEKIFFSHFLEHKRVVCAILTLVFFFIVSLIVLNGRPVALAEPLLMADPAFTPRERPGVLFDHDGHMELADCLDCHHAFENGRNIWEYGMETQCSACHTATDRGRLGLRRAVHGQCIGCHAQQPATGRAPVMCGACHVRGGGQP from the coding sequence ATGCTTCGATTTTCTTTTGAAAAGATTTTTTTTTCCCATTTTCTTGAACACAAACGCGTGGTGTGCGCAATCCTGACCCTTGTCTTTTTTTTCATCGTGAGCTTGATCGTCCTCAACGGAAGGCCTGTAGCCCTGGCCGAACCGCTGCTTATGGCTGATCCGGCGTTTACACCGCGTGAACGTCCGGGCGTGCTTTTTGACCATGACGGGCACATGGAACTGGCGGACTGCCTCGACTGCCATCATGCATTTGAAAATGGACGAAATATCTGGGAGTACGGCATGGAAACCCAGTGTTCCGCCTGTCACACGGCCACGGACCGGGGCAGGCTTGGGTTGCGCAGAGCCGTGCACGGGCAATGCATCGGTTGCCATGCGCAGCAGCCCGCCACAGGCAGGGCTCCGGTGATGTGCGGCGCCTGTCATGTTCGCGGTGGAGGGCAGCCGTGA
- a CDS encoding (Fe-S)-binding protein, giving the protein MTIDTQTLSRTLADKAGARLEMWLSICSRCGMCAEGCHYYASNPRPEHVPAFRIKPLVDLYKKRGQVDAAVLETLRDVCYGTCTMCQRCTMYCPHGIGIAALVHAARGVAVAMGMTPPGLAKGLENALEFGNNLGVTEEDFLETVEWQLEELQEEMPTARAPMDKEGAEYLLTFHPRDIKFYPQNLFNYLKLYNAAGIDFTMSSKAWDSTNLGLFAGDVAKASRLAANVADTAERLKVKAVITAEUGHSMKALGFEAPYWLGRKFSFEAMPPIKVWADCLHAGTLKLKTGFHAAPVTFQDSCNFVRNAGMYRQSRDLMSVVATDFREMHPHGNTTYCCGNGGGQGLMPEYKQAKIAALKAKADCIRATGAKTVVVACHNCEDGIHETCKNYELDAKVELFSAYLAEAVDLEGN; this is encoded by the coding sequence TTGACCATAGATACCCAGACCCTCTCCCGAACTCTGGCCGACAAGGCCGGGGCTCGACTGGAGATGTGGTTGTCCATTTGTTCCCGGTGCGGGATGTGCGCAGAAGGATGTCACTACTACGCTTCCAATCCCAGACCGGAGCATGTTCCGGCCTTTCGGATCAAGCCGCTGGTGGATCTCTACAAAAAGCGCGGCCAAGTGGACGCCGCGGTCCTCGAAACCCTGCGCGACGTCTGCTACGGCACCTGTACCATGTGCCAGCGCTGCACCATGTACTGCCCCCACGGTATTGGTATCGCCGCCCTGGTTCATGCGGCCCGGGGCGTGGCCGTGGCCATGGGGATGACTCCGCCCGGACTGGCCAAGGGGCTGGAGAACGCCCTGGAGTTCGGCAACAACCTCGGGGTGACCGAGGAGGATTTTTTGGAAACCGTGGAGTGGCAGCTGGAGGAACTGCAGGAGGAAATGCCCACAGCCCGCGCACCCATGGACAAAGAGGGCGCAGAGTACCTGCTGACGTTTCACCCACGGGACATCAAGTTCTATCCGCAAAATCTTTTCAACTATCTCAAGCTCTACAATGCCGCCGGCATCGACTTCACCATGTCTTCCAAAGCCTGGGATTCAACCAATCTGGGGCTTTTTGCCGGAGACGTGGCCAAGGCCTCCAGGCTGGCGGCCAATGTCGCGGACACAGCCGAGCGACTCAAGGTCAAGGCGGTGATCACCGCGGAGTGAGGCCACTCCATGAAGGCCCTCGGGTTCGAGGCGCCATACTGGTTGGGCAGGAAATTCTCCTTTGAGGCCATGCCGCCGATCAAGGTCTGGGCGGATTGCCTGCATGCCGGGACTCTGAAACTCAAGACTGGGTTTCATGCAGCCCCGGTCACGTTTCAGGATTCCTGCAACTTTGTGCGCAATGCGGGCATGTATCGGCAATCCAGAGATTTGATGTCCGTGGTGGCCACGGACTTTCGTGAAATGCATCCACATGGCAACACGACGTACTGCTGCGGCAACGGCGGGGGTCAGGGGCTGATGCCGGAATACAAGCAGGCCAAGATCGCCGCGCTGAAGGCCAAGGCCGACTGCATCCGGGCCACGGGCGCCAAGACGGTTGTCGTGGCGTGCCACAACTGCGAGGACGGAATTCACGAAACCTGCAAAAACTATGAGCTGGACGCCAAGGTCGAGCTGTTCAGCGCCTACCTGGCGGAAGCGGTGGACCTGGAGGGGAACTGA
- a CDS encoding molybdopterin-dependent oxidoreductase, whose translation MKQLEIDGMDGKDGTTVSRRSFVKGAAAACAGLATGGPALSALAPNTAHAKGPLAEGKWVSSCCVGCTSWCSKQVFVIKGRAVKIRGNPHSKTNGISSCPRAHLALQQVYDPDRVKTPMKRTNPKKGRHEDPGFVPISWDEALDMLADKIMELRANDETHKFMLMRGRYTALRDLLYDRLPKIIGSPNNISHSSICAEAEKMRYFQEGQWAYMQYDIPNTRYVLIWGADPVVANRGVSSYLNSWGRALDNARIVSVEPRLTGTAGKCDEWLPVKPGHDGALASAMAHVVLVEGMWYKPFVGDFFDGQNRFIPGQKVNENVFLEKHTHGLAKWWNLYLKDATPEWAEPLCGISAEQIRRVAMGFAAAAPNCISWVGGGPAMQPRGTYGCLAANALNGLVGGCDNVGGVLRYNSRSYQDFPSPNDFMDEMAQTNSKKEKIDQRGRLEWPNLARGRSGAGVNANNVADAIISEDPNEIKVAMGYFNNFNFSCPGTGRWDQAMSKVDFFAHLTTHASEMSFYADIVLPVNNCMFEAWGTLDNSSNGYRSVSLMQPAIERLWDTKSMETEIPWLLAEKLAQRGFDNLLRYYQAVVDPETGKTPTNDKEFELYAIKHLMQYFWDPTQSKGGDKFLGWEHFVEVGVWNSDPYLYRARWSNMGTKTGKFEFYSETLKEALEKHAERHNTTVDHVLEVCNYQARGEMAFIPHYEEPYEWGDPAEYPFKFVDYKGRLNREGRSSNCPWYFQLKDLDPGDIAYDDVAKLNPIDGERLGIKTGDKIRLTTPTGSIVCTASLWEGTQPGTVAKCFGQGHWAYGRHAAKVFGKEALGANNNDIIPVDYDRLSGSTAFYGHIRLKVEKV comes from the coding sequence ATGAAACAATTGGAGATTGACGGAATGGACGGCAAAGACGGGACCACGGTCAGCAGGCGATCGTTCGTCAAAGGAGCGGCCGCGGCGTGCGCCGGGCTGGCCACCGGCGGGCCAGCGCTCAGTGCCCTGGCCCCGAACACTGCGCATGCCAAAGGCCCTTTGGCCGAAGGCAAATGGGTCAGCAGCTGCTGCGTGGGCTGTACGTCCTGGTGTTCCAAGCAGGTATTTGTGATCAAGGGGCGGGCCGTGAAGATTCGCGGCAACCCGCATTCCAAGACCAACGGCATCAGCTCCTGTCCACGGGCCCATTTGGCCCTGCAGCAGGTCTACGACCCGGACCGGGTCAAGACGCCCATGAAACGGACCAACCCCAAAAAAGGTCGGCATGAGGACCCTGGCTTCGTGCCCATTTCCTGGGACGAGGCTCTGGACATGCTGGCGGACAAGATCATGGAACTGCGGGCCAACGACGAAACCCACAAGTTCATGCTCATGCGCGGGCGCTACACGGCACTGAGAGATCTGCTGTATGATCGCCTGCCGAAAATCATCGGCTCTCCCAACAACATCTCTCACAGCTCCATCTGCGCGGAAGCCGAAAAGATGCGCTATTTCCAGGAAGGGCAGTGGGCCTACATGCAGTATGACATTCCAAATACCCGCTACGTGCTGATCTGGGGCGCGGACCCGGTGGTGGCCAACCGCGGGGTCTCCTCCTACCTGAACAGCTGGGGCCGGGCCCTGGACAACGCCCGGATCGTCTCGGTGGAACCACGGCTCACTGGTACGGCCGGTAAATGCGACGAATGGCTGCCGGTCAAGCCGGGCCATGATGGCGCTTTGGCCTCGGCCATGGCCCATGTCGTTTTGGTGGAGGGAATGTGGTACAAACCCTTTGTTGGTGATTTTTTTGACGGACAAAACCGGTTCATCCCCGGCCAGAAGGTTAATGAAAACGTTTTTCTGGAAAAGCATACTCACGGCCTGGCCAAGTGGTGGAACCTGTATCTGAAGGACGCGACCCCGGAATGGGCCGAGCCGCTCTGCGGCATTTCAGCGGAGCAGATTCGCCGCGTGGCCATGGGATTCGCCGCGGCGGCTCCCAACTGCATCTCTTGGGTCGGCGGCGGGCCGGCCATGCAGCCTCGGGGTACCTATGGCTGCCTGGCGGCCAATGCCCTGAACGGCCTTGTGGGGGGGTGCGACAACGTTGGAGGCGTTCTGCGTTACAACTCGCGGAGCTACCAGGACTTCCCCTCTCCCAACGATTTCATGGACGAGATGGCCCAAACCAATTCAAAGAAAGAAAAGATCGACCAACGCGGCCGTCTGGAATGGCCCAATCTGGCACGGGGAAGGTCCGGGGCCGGTGTGAACGCCAACAATGTGGCCGACGCGATCATCAGCGAGGACCCCAACGAAATCAAAGTGGCCATGGGCTATTTCAATAACTTTAATTTTTCCTGCCCTGGCACCGGCCGCTGGGACCAGGCCATGTCCAAGGTCGACTTTTTCGCCCACCTGACCACCCATGCCTCGGAAATGAGTTTCTACGCGGATATCGTGCTGCCGGTGAACAATTGCATGTTCGAGGCCTGGGGTACTTTGGACAACTCCAGTAACGGCTATCGGTCCGTGAGCCTGATGCAGCCAGCCATTGAGCGGCTCTGGGACACCAAGAGCATGGAAACGGAAATCCCCTGGCTTTTGGCCGAAAAGCTGGCCCAGCGCGGATTCGACAATCTGCTGCGCTACTATCAAGCCGTGGTGGACCCGGAAACCGGCAAAACACCTACCAATGATAAGGAATTCGAGCTTTACGCCATCAAGCACCTGATGCAGTATTTCTGGGATCCGACCCAGAGCAAGGGTGGCGACAAATTTCTCGGGTGGGAACACTTCGTGGAAGTCGGGGTCTGGAACTCCGATCCCTATTTATACCGGGCCCGGTGGAGCAACATGGGCACCAAGACCGGGAAGTTCGAATTCTATAGCGAAACCCTGAAGGAGGCGTTGGAGAAGCACGCTGAGCGGCACAACACCACCGTGGACCATGTCCTGGAGGTCTGCAACTACCAGGCCCGCGGCGAAATGGCCTTTATTCCGCATTACGAGGAGCCTTACGAATGGGGCGACCCGGCGGAGTACCCATTCAAATTCGTGGACTACAAGGGCCGCCTTAACCGGGAAGGTCGCAGCTCCAACTGTCCCTGGTATTTTCAACTCAAGGATCTGGATCCCGGCGACATCGCCTACGACGACGTGGCCAAGCTGAACCCCATTGACGGTGAACGTCTGGGCATCAAGACCGGGGACAAGATCCGCCTGACCACGCCCACGGGCAGCATCGTCTGCACCGCATCCCTGTGGGAGGGAACCCAGCCCGGTACCGTGGCCAAGTGCTTCGGCCAGGGACATTGGGCCTACGGGCGGCATGCGGCCAAGGTTTTTGGCAAGGAGGCCCTGGGGGCGAACAATAACGACATCATTCCGGTGGACTATGACCGTCTGAGTGGCTCCACGGCATTTTACGGCCACATCCGACTGAAAGTCGAAAAGGTCTAG
- a CDS encoding 4Fe-4S dicluster domain-containing protein, producing MARYAMVIDMQLCTGCGGCIIGCMNENNLPEGMRWSGKITETLGRYPNTRYHYRPTLCNHCENAPCVHGCPTKSLYKAEGGITAHDINKCIGCRYCMFNCPYEGVIFYNLRQPHAEWRNDTVVIPGSTSTPAETLRRAGARGWPIYNPDPGITYASIRPRGVVEKCNFCQHRVINGELPYCVEVCPSKARTFGDLDDPQSKASQLLGMYPAERLREELGTKPRVYYIREFCPQPQPRAG from the coding sequence ATGGCACGATACGCTATGGTCATAGATATGCAGCTGTGTACAGGATGCGGCGGGTGCATCATCGGATGCATGAACGAGAACAACCTGCCGGAAGGGATGCGCTGGTCCGGGAAGATAACCGAGACCCTGGGCAGATACCCCAATACCCGCTACCACTACAGGCCAACGCTTTGCAATCACTGCGAAAACGCGCCTTGTGTCCACGGCTGCCCAACCAAGTCCCTGTACAAGGCCGAGGGTGGGATCACGGCCCATGATATCAACAAGTGCATCGGTTGCCGGTACTGCATGTTCAACTGCCCCTACGAAGGGGTGATTTTTTACAACCTGCGCCAGCCGCATGCCGAATGGCGAAACGACACGGTCGTTATTCCCGGCAGCACGTCAACTCCAGCGGAAACTTTACGTCGGGCAGGCGCAAGGGGCTGGCCGATCTATAACCCGGACCCCGGCATTACCTATGCCTCAATCCGGCCCAGGGGCGTGGTGGAAAAGTGCAACTTCTGCCAACATCGGGTGATCAACGGCGAGCTGCCCTACTGCGTTGAAGTCTGCCCTTCCAAAGCCCGGACTTTCGGCGACCTGGATGATCCCCAAAGCAAGGCCAGCCAGCTTCTGGGCATGTACCCGGCCGAGCGGCTACGCGAGGAGTTGGGCACCAAGCCGCGCGTCTACTACATCCGGGAGTTTTGCCCGCAGCCACAACCACGAGCCGGGTGA
- a CDS encoding TorD/DmsD family molecular chaperone — MLELDIIARVETYKALTGCFFPPDEQLPQNVENLAAHSLTWVPEVNASALAMLESLPGDEQSREALRVEHARLFLGPFEVLAPPFGSVYFQVNKMLSHESIDDAAARYREAGVTNAPDRGNPPDHVTAELEFMYYLLFQEHAAQCRDDASAVREWRDRRTEFFPIHLGAWGPLFADRVISSAQSPFYKYLGLVTKGILEAEMYLMTGAVESEQTG, encoded by the coding sequence ATGCTCGAACTGGACATCATCGCCCGAGTGGAAACCTACAAGGCCCTGACAGGGTGCTTTTTCCCTCCGGACGAACAACTGCCGCAAAACGTGGAGAATCTGGCGGCACATTCGCTGACCTGGGTTCCGGAGGTCAACGCCTCAGCCCTTGCCATGCTGGAAAGTCTGCCCGGCGACGAACAGAGTCGCGAAGCACTGCGGGTGGAGCATGCCAGATTGTTTTTGGGGCCCTTTGAAGTCCTGGCTCCGCCCTTTGGGTCGGTCTATTTCCAAGTGAACAAGATGCTCTCCCACGAAAGCATCGACGACGCGGCGGCGCGCTACCGGGAAGCCGGGGTGACCAACGCTCCGGACAGAGGCAATCCGCCGGATCATGTCACCGCGGAGCTGGAGTTCATGTACTATCTCCTGTTTCAGGAACACGCCGCCCAGTGTCGTGATGATGCGTCGGCGGTCCGGGAATGGCGGGACCGCAGGACGGAATTCTTCCCCATTCATTTGGGAGCCTGGGGGCCGCTGTTCGCCGACAGGGTGATATCCTCCGCGCAATCGCCGTTTTATAAATATCTGGGGCTTGTCACCAAGGGTATTTTGGAGGCTGAGATGTACCTGATGACCGGCGCGGTGGAGTCGGAGCAGACCGGATAA
- a CDS encoding arsenate reductase ArsC: protein MSKVKVLFLCTGNSCRSQMAEGWTRHLKGDVIEAFSAGIEKHGLNPHAVRVMAEAGVDISGFRSKTVDELPEQEFDYVITLCGHAQETCPFFPAKTKRLHVGFDDPPKLAQTAQSEEEALGHYRRVRDEIRDFVRTLPEALD, encoded by the coding sequence ATGTCCAAGGTCAAAGTCCTCTTTCTCTGCACCGGCAATTCCTGTCGCAGCCAGATGGCCGAAGGCTGGACTAGGCACCTCAAGGGCGACGTGATAGAAGCCTTTTCCGCGGGCATCGAGAAGCACGGACTCAATCCGCACGCCGTGCGGGTCATGGCCGAGGCCGGGGTGGATATCAGCGGATTTCGCTCCAAGACCGTGGATGAACTGCCGGAACAGGAGTTCGACTACGTGATCACCCTGTGCGGCCACGCCCAGGAAACCTGCCCCTTTTTCCCCGCCAAGACCAAACGGCTCCACGTCGGCTTCGACGACCCGCCCAAACTCGCGCAGACCGCCCAGTCCGAGGAAGAGGCCCTGGGCCACTACCGCCGGGTGCGTGATGAAATTCGGGATTTCGTGCGGACTCTGCCGGAAGCGCTTGACTGA
- a CDS encoding permease, translating to MNWKSEWKPLAVIVTVFLVMYHLPVGLPRFDNAVHEALQLARWYAQEHVLLCLIPAFFIAGAIGVFVSQNSVLKYLGPQANKACAYGVASCSGSILAVCSCTILPLFAGIYRMGAGIGPATAFLYSGPAINILAIVLTARVLGPEMGIARALGAVGFAVVIGLIMHLIYRREEADKAAQAAHMPEDEPTRGLGRTGLYFLSMIGILVFANWGAPEAAEGVWRTVAEHKWMLTAIFAAALAVILPAWFGLPWSRMALVVLPTVALALAFPQEPTIAFVAGFVGLSAVISTREDELGQWFSSSWIFAKQILPLLLIGVFVAGLLLGRPGSEGLIPSQWVSASVGGNSLAANFFASFVGAFMYFATLTEVPILEGLLGSGMGKGPALALLLAGPALSLPNMLVIRSIMGTQKTVVFVCLVMVMATISGMIYGHFWG from the coding sequence ATGAACTGGAAATCCGAATGGAAGCCCCTGGCCGTCATCGTGACGGTCTTTTTGGTCATGTACCATCTGCCGGTGGGCCTGCCGCGGTTCGACAACGCGGTCCACGAGGCCTTGCAATTGGCCCGATGGTACGCCCAGGAGCACGTGCTGCTCTGCCTGATCCCGGCCTTTTTCATCGCCGGGGCCATCGGGGTGTTCGTCAGCCAGAACTCCGTACTCAAATATCTTGGGCCGCAAGCCAACAAGGCCTGCGCCTACGGCGTGGCCTCCTGCTCCGGCTCAATCCTGGCGGTCTGCTCTTGCACAATCCTGCCCCTGTTCGCGGGCATCTACCGGATGGGAGCGGGCATCGGCCCGGCCACGGCCTTTCTGTATTCCGGGCCGGCCATCAATATCCTGGCCATCGTGCTCACGGCCAGGGTGCTGGGGCCGGAAATGGGCATTGCCCGGGCCTTGGGGGCGGTCGGCTTCGCCGTGGTCATCGGCCTGATCATGCACCTGATCTACCGCCGGGAAGAAGCGGACAAGGCCGCCCAGGCCGCGCACATGCCCGAGGACGAACCCACGCGCGGTCTCGGCCGGACCGGCCTGTACTTTCTGAGCATGATCGGCATCCTGGTCTTTGCCAACTGGGGAGCGCCGGAAGCGGCCGAGGGCGTCTGGCGGACGGTGGCGGAACACAAGTGGATGCTAACGGCGATCTTCGCCGCGGCCCTGGCCGTGATCCTCCCGGCCTGGTTCGGCCTGCCCTGGTCGCGCATGGCCCTGGTCGTCCTGCCCACCGTGGCCCTGGCCCTGGCATTCCCCCAGGAGCCGACCATCGCCTTCGTGGCCGGATTCGTCGGCCTGTCCGCGGTGATCAGCACCCGAGAGGATGAACTGGGGCAATGGTTTTCGTCGTCCTGGATCTTCGCCAAGCAGATTCTGCCTTTGCTGCTGATCGGCGTTTTCGTGGCGGGACTGCTTCTTGGGCGCCCCGGAAGCGAAGGCCTGATTCCCTCGCAGTGGGTCAGCGCGTCCGTGGGCGGCAATTCCCTGGCCGCCAACTTTTTCGCCTCGTTCGTCGGCGCGTTCATGTACTTCGCCACCCTGACCGAGGTGCCCATCCTGGAAGGCCTGCTGGGCAGCGGCATGGGCAAAGGCCCGGCCCTGGCCCTGCTTCTGGCCGGCCCAGCCCTGAGCCTGCCGAACATGCTGGTCATCCGAAGCATCATGGGCACGCAAAAAACCGTGGTCTTCGTCTGCCTGGTGATGGTCATGGCCACCATCAGCGGAATGATCTACGGACATTTCTGGGGATAG
- a CDS encoding thioredoxin family protein, with product MNSKTLIGIVVVLIAVLGTIVLIHQHQSGQLDETAVVDLQTLGERAAHVAENGVDPNLLPGTPSDLPRLVDLGADNCIPCKLMASILQELKAEYAEVFTTHFIDVWKKPEAGRQFSVRMIPTQIFYDTEGKELFRHEGFMSKQDILMRWRQLGVNVSTVG from the coding sequence ATGAACTCGAAAACCCTTATCGGCATCGTCGTCGTTCTCATCGCCGTCCTCGGGACCATCGTCTTGATCCATCAGCACCAAAGCGGGCAGCTCGATGAGACGGCGGTCGTCGACCTGCAAACCCTCGGGGAGCGTGCGGCCCATGTCGCCGAAAACGGCGTGGATCCCAACCTGCTTCCCGGCACCCCTTCAGACCTGCCCCGCCTGGTGGACCTGGGCGCGGACAACTGCATTCCCTGCAAGCTGATGGCCTCGATCCTCCAGGAGCTGAAAGCGGAATACGCCGAAGTCTTCACCACGCACTTCATCGATGTCTGGAAAAAACCGGAAGCCGGCCGCCAGTTCAGCGTCCGGATGATTCCCACCCAGATTTTTTACGACACCGAGGGCAAGGAGCTCTTTCGCCACGAGGGGTTCATGTCCAAGCAAGATATTCTGATGCGCTGGAGGCAGCTCGGGGTGAATGTGTCGACGGTGGGATAA
- a CDS encoding cytochrome c biogenesis CcdA family protein, whose translation MDQFFITLNMWITSGTGLAMAGSFLWGMVSVFFSPCHLASIPLIVGYVGGQNRLIEGRAAAVYAGLFSFGLFVTIALVGIICALLGRMLGDIGSWWTILVGLILIWVALDMIGVSGCSMSTGLMSKLKVSGKSGALILGLAYGVLSGSCTFGFIAPILAIITIQDQLANGLMLIILFGIGHCIPIVIAGSSTALVRRILESRSMATGGLWFKRGAGTLIGLLGLYFIALPFFDI comes from the coding sequence ATGGACCAGTTCTTCATCACCCTGAACATGTGGATCACCAGCGGCACGGGACTGGCCATGGCCGGCAGCTTCCTGTGGGGCATGGTCAGCGTGTTCTTCAGCCCCTGTCATCTGGCTTCCATTCCGCTCATCGTCGGCTACGTAGGCGGACAGAACAGGCTCATCGAGGGCCGGGCCGCCGCGGTTTACGCCGGTCTGTTTTCCTTCGGCCTGTTCGTGACCATCGCCCTGGTGGGGATCATCTGCGCTTTGCTGGGCCGGATGCTCGGGGATATCGGTTCCTGGTGGACCATCCTGGTGGGCCTGATCCTGATCTGGGTGGCCCTGGACATGATCGGCGTGTCCGGCTGCTCCATGTCCACCGGCCTGATGAGCAAGCTCAAAGTCTCCGGCAAGTCCGGAGCCTTGATTCTGGGCCTGGCCTACGGAGTGCTCTCCGGCTCCTGCACCTTCGGCTTTATCGCCCCGATCCTGGCCATCATCACCATTCAGGACCAACTGGCCAACGGCCTGATGCTGATCATCCTCTTCGGCATCGGCCATTGCATCCCCATCGTCATTGCCGGCAGTTCCACGGCCCTGGTCCGCCGGATACTGGAAAGCCGCTCCATGGCCACCGGCGGCCTGTGGTTCAAGCGCGGCGCCGGCACGCTGATCGGCTTGCTGGGCTTGTACTTCATCGCCTTGCCGTTTTTTGACATCTAA
- a CDS encoding thioredoxin family protein, with amino-acid sequence MHLSSQPERLQPRTKSVGSGAWALRYGLAVLLVGIAVAGWAEDPPEAPVPGMVTVASFGARNCVPCRMMVPIREELQREYEGRAAIVFIDLHRHFELIDHYAIQVIPTLIFYDQDGNEAKRHIGFMDKKSIEAEMARLGVE; translated from the coding sequence ATGCACCTTTCCTCTCAGCCTGAGCGCCTTCAACCACGGACGAAATCCGTCGGTTCCGGAGCCTGGGCCTTGCGGTACGGTCTCGCGGTTTTGCTGGTCGGCATTGCCGTTGCTGGCTGGGCCGAGGACCCACCTGAAGCTCCCGTGCCCGGCATGGTCACCGTGGCCAGCTTCGGGGCCAGAAACTGCGTCCCGTGCCGGATGATGGTTCCCATCCGGGAGGAACTGCAGCGGGAATACGAGGGCCGGGCGGCCATCGTATTCATCGACCTGCATCGGCATTTTGAACTCATCGACCACTACGCCATCCAGGTCATTCCCACGCTGATCTTTTACGATCAAGACGGCAACGAGGCCAAACGTCATATCGGGTTCATGGACAAAAAGTCCATCGAAGCCGAAATGGCCAGGCTCGGCGTCGAATAG
- a CDS encoding thioredoxin family protein has product MKIKVLGPGCAKCSEVERIVKEAVAESGRAVEVEKVTDMQEFMKYGVFSTPAVIVDDQVKAVGKVPGKKDVLAWING; this is encoded by the coding sequence ATGAAAATCAAGGTATTGGGACCAGGTTGCGCCAAATGCTCGGAAGTGGAACGGATCGTCAAGGAAGCCGTGGCCGAGTCCGGCAGGGCCGTTGAGGTGGAGAAGGTCACGGATATGCAGGAATTCATGAAGTACGGCGTGTTCAGCACCCCAGCCGTGATCGTGGACGACCAGGTCAAGGCCGTGGGCAAGGTGCCGGGCAAGAAGGACGTGCTGGCCTGGATCAACGGGTAA
- a CDS encoding ArsR/SmtB family transcription factor, translating into MRNKHEFRSKIFKALGHPSRILLVDALLEGERCVCELRELVGADISTVSKHLSVLKEAGVVGHEKRGTNVYYALRMECVKGFLTCVDRFNARRVEEHACVLCEGVRSQGLEIRSQRLESELSK; encoded by the coding sequence ATGCGGAACAAGCACGAATTTCGATCCAAAATTTTCAAGGCCCTGGGCCATCCCAGCCGGATTTTGCTGGTGGACGCCTTACTGGAAGGGGAGCGGTGCGTTTGCGAACTCCGGGAGTTGGTGGGCGCGGATATTTCCACCGTGTCCAAGCATTTATCCGTGCTCAAGGAGGCGGGCGTCGTGGGCCACGAAAAGCGAGGAACCAACGTTTATTACGCGCTTCGAATGGAGTGCGTGAAAGGCTTTTTGACCTGCGTGGACCGTTTCAACGCCCGGAGGGTCGAGGAACATGCCTGTGTCTTGTGCGAAGGAGTCAGAAGTCAGGGATTAGAAATCAGGAGTCAAAGGCTGGAATCGGAATTGAGCAAATAG